The following are encoded together in the Actinoplanes sp. N902-109 genome:
- a CDS encoding 8-oxo-dGTP diphosphatase: MQAILATLGYVLSPDGREVLMIRRDARPDDIHYGYYNGLGGKLEPDEDVVSGLRREIREEAALDCTEVELAGTISWPGFGRNGENWFGFLFRIPRWSGTPLTANDEGSLHWMPVADVLAGKLPMWESDRHFLPLVFAEHPKVFHGVMPFTKGRATSWSYRNQSRTSPVGVEGAKTD, encoded by the coding sequence GTGCAAGCAATCCTCGCGACCCTCGGCTACGTCCTGTCTCCTGACGGCCGGGAGGTGCTGATGATCCGCCGGGACGCCCGGCCCGACGACATCCACTACGGCTATTACAACGGGCTTGGCGGCAAACTCGAGCCGGACGAGGACGTGGTCTCCGGGCTGCGCCGCGAGATCCGCGAGGAGGCCGCCCTCGACTGCACGGAGGTCGAGCTGGCCGGCACCATCTCGTGGCCCGGCTTCGGCCGCAACGGGGAGAACTGGTTCGGCTTCCTGTTCCGCATTCCGCGGTGGTCAGGAACGCCGCTGACGGCGAATGACGAGGGTTCGCTGCACTGGATGCCGGTGGCTGATGTGCTGGCGGGCAAGCTGCCGATGTGGGAGTCCGACCGCCACTTCCTCCCCCTGGTCTTCGCCGAGCACCCCAAGGTGTTTCACGGGGTCATGCCCTTCACGAAAGGCCGAGCCACCTCATGGTCCTACCGCAACCAAAGTCGCACTTCGCCCGTCGGCGTCGAGGGCGCCAAAACTGACTAG
- the upp gene encoding uracil phosphoribosyltransferase — translation MDVLVVDHPLAQTRLTAMRNADSDSGVFRAALHELTTMVVYEAARAFATEQFPITTPVAPTQGTRLANPPLIVPVLRAGLGMANSALALLPESSMGFVGLARDEHTYEPRAYMESLPGDLTGLPVLVLDPMLATGGSLVHCVQLLVDRGATDITVCCVLAAPEGVERLKTSGLPLRLVTASIDEGLNEKMYIVPGLGDAGDRQFGGMRRF, via the coding sequence GTGGACGTACTCGTGGTTGATCACCCGCTGGCCCAGACCCGCCTCACCGCCATGCGCAACGCGGACAGCGACTCCGGCGTCTTCCGGGCGGCACTGCACGAGCTGACCACCATGGTCGTCTACGAGGCGGCCCGGGCCTTCGCCACCGAGCAGTTCCCGATCACCACGCCGGTGGCACCCACCCAGGGCACCCGGCTCGCCAACCCGCCGCTGATCGTCCCCGTGCTCCGCGCCGGCCTCGGCATGGCCAACTCCGCACTGGCGCTGCTCCCCGAGTCCTCCATGGGCTTCGTGGGCCTGGCCCGCGACGAACACACCTACGAGCCCCGCGCCTACATGGAATCGCTGCCGGGCGACCTCACCGGCCTCCCCGTCCTGGTCCTCGACCCCATGCTCGCCACCGGCGGGTCCCTGGTGCACTGCGTCCAGCTCCTGGTCGACCGCGGCGCCACCGACATAACCGTCTGCTGCGTCCTGGCCGCCCCCGAGGGCGTCGAGCGCCTGAAAACCTCCGGCCTCCCCCTCCGCCTCGTAACCGCCAGCATCGACGAGGGCCTCAACGAGAAGATGTACATCGTCCCCGGCCTGGGCGACGCCGGCGACCGCCAGTTCGGCGGCATGAGGCGGTTCTGA
- the deoC gene encoding deoxyribose-phosphate aldolase, producing MTATTSSRPDLRSLLHGLPGVDKVGVEARAAMLGTRSVKTTAKAAAIDLAIRMVDLTTLEGADTPGKVRALSAKAMRPDPADPSCPAVAAICVYPAMVPVAAEVLRGSGVHLASVATAFPSGQAPLDVKLADTRDAVAGGADEIDMVISRGAFLAGRYDQVFDEIVAVKEACGDAHLKVILETGELATYDNVRRASWLAMLAGADFIKTSTGKVPVAATLPVTLVMLEAVRDFRARHGRQVGVKPAGGIRTTKDAIKYLVLINETVGDDWLDPDWFRFGASSLLNDLLMQRTKLTTGHYAGPDYFTLD from the coding sequence ATGACTGCGACGACGTCGTCGAGGCCCGACCTCCGCTCCCTGTTGCACGGGCTCCCGGGGGTGGACAAGGTCGGCGTCGAAGCGCGGGCCGCCATGCTCGGCACCCGCTCGGTGAAGACCACCGCCAAGGCCGCCGCCATCGACCTGGCCATCCGCATGGTCGACCTGACCACGCTCGAGGGCGCCGACACCCCCGGCAAGGTGCGGGCGCTGTCCGCCAAGGCGATGCGCCCCGACCCCGCCGACCCCAGCTGCCCCGCCGTGGCCGCCATCTGTGTCTACCCGGCGATGGTCCCGGTCGCCGCCGAGGTGCTCCGCGGCAGCGGGGTGCACCTGGCCAGCGTGGCCACGGCATTCCCGTCCGGGCAGGCCCCGCTCGACGTCAAGCTGGCCGACACCCGCGACGCGGTGGCCGGCGGCGCCGACGAGATCGACATGGTGATCAGCCGCGGCGCGTTCCTGGCCGGCCGCTACGACCAGGTGTTCGACGAGATCGTGGCGGTCAAGGAGGCGTGCGGCGACGCGCACCTCAAGGTGATCCTGGAGACCGGCGAGCTGGCCACGTACGACAACGTGCGCCGCGCCTCCTGGCTGGCCATGCTGGCCGGGGCCGACTTCATCAAGACCTCCACCGGCAAGGTCCCGGTCGCGGCGACGCTGCCGGTGACGCTGGTGATGCTGGAGGCGGTCCGCGACTTCCGGGCCCGCCACGGCCGCCAGGTCGGCGTCAAACCGGCCGGGGGCATCCGCACCACCAAGGACGCGATCAAGTACCTGGTGCTCATCAACGAGACGGTCGGCGACGACTGGCTCGACCCGGACTGGTTCCGGTTCGGCGCGTCGTCGCTGCTCAATGATCTGCTGATGCAGCGCACCAAGCTCACCACCGGCCACTACGCCGGTCCGGACTACTTCACCCTGGATTGA
- a CDS encoding aldehyde dehydrogenase family protein has product MFEYAPAPESRSVVDIAPSYGVFIDGRFTEGSGSFKTVNPASEEVLSEVSLAGPEDVDRAVAAARRAYESWSNLPGSERAKYLFRIARIIQERSRELAVLESLDNGKPIRESRDVDLPLVAAHFFYYAGWADKLKYAGFGPDPRPLGVAAQVIPWNFPLLMLAWKVAPALATGNTVVLKPAETTPLSALFFADICRQAELPPGVVNIITGAGDTGRTLVEHPGVDKVAFTGSTEVGRQIARSVAGTSKRLTLELGGKAANIVFDDAPIDQAVEGIVNGIFFNQGHVCCAGSRLLVQESVYDEVLEALKRRMATLRLGDPLDKNTDIGAINSAEQLERIRRLTEAGAEEGAERWSAPCELPAQGFWFAPTIFTGVTQAHRIAREEIFGPVLSVLTFRTPAEAIEKANNTPYGLSAGLWSDKGSLILAVADKLRAGVVWANTFNKFDPTSPFGGYKESGYGREGGRHGLEAYLA; this is encoded by the coding sequence ATGTTTGAATACGCCCCCGCCCCCGAGTCCCGCTCGGTCGTCGACATCGCGCCGTCCTACGGCGTGTTCATCGACGGCCGGTTCACCGAAGGCTCCGGCTCGTTCAAGACGGTCAACCCCGCGTCGGAGGAAGTGCTCTCCGAGGTGAGCCTGGCCGGCCCGGAGGATGTCGACCGCGCTGTGGCGGCTGCCCGCCGGGCGTACGAGTCATGGTCGAATCTGCCCGGCAGTGAGCGCGCCAAGTATCTGTTCCGGATCGCCCGGATCATCCAGGAGCGGTCCCGCGAGCTGGCCGTGCTGGAGTCGCTCGACAACGGCAAGCCGATCCGCGAGTCCCGCGACGTCGACCTGCCGCTGGTCGCCGCGCACTTCTTCTACTACGCGGGCTGGGCCGACAAGCTGAAGTACGCCGGTTTCGGCCCCGACCCGCGACCGCTCGGCGTCGCCGCCCAGGTCATCCCGTGGAACTTCCCGCTGCTCATGCTCGCGTGGAAAGTCGCCCCAGCGCTGGCCACCGGCAACACGGTCGTCCTCAAGCCGGCCGAGACGACCCCGCTGTCCGCGCTGTTCTTCGCCGACATCTGCCGCCAGGCCGAGCTGCCGCCGGGCGTCGTCAACATCATCACGGGCGCGGGCGACACCGGCCGCACGCTCGTCGAGCACCCCGGCGTCGACAAGGTCGCGTTCACCGGCTCCACCGAGGTCGGCCGGCAGATCGCCCGCTCGGTGGCCGGCACGAGCAAGCGCCTCACACTGGAGCTGGGCGGCAAGGCGGCGAACATCGTGTTCGACGACGCGCCGATCGACCAGGCCGTCGAGGGCATCGTCAACGGCATCTTCTTCAACCAGGGCCACGTGTGCTGCGCGGGTTCCCGCCTGCTGGTCCAGGAGTCGGTGTACGACGAGGTGCTCGAAGCGCTCAAGCGGCGCATGGCCACGCTGCGCCTCGGCGACCCGCTGGACAAGAACACCGACATCGGCGCGATCAACTCGGCGGAGCAGCTCGAACGCATCCGCCGGCTCACCGAGGCCGGTGCGGAGGAGGGCGCGGAACGCTGGTCGGCGCCGTGCGAGCTGCCCGCCCAGGGCTTCTGGTTCGCGCCCACCATCTTCACCGGCGTCACCCAGGCCCACCGCATCGCCCGCGAGGAGATCTTCGGGCCGGTGCTGTCGGTGCTTACGTTCCGGACGCCGGCCGAGGCCATCGAGAAGGCCAACAACACTCCGTACGGCCTGTCCGCCGGCCTCTGGAGCGACAAGGGTTCGCTGATCCTGGCGGTGGCCGACAAGCTGCGCGCCGGGGTGGTCTGGGCCAACACGTTCAACAAGTTCGACCCGACCTCGCCGTTCGGCGGCTACAAGGAATCCGGATACGGCCGTGAGGGCGGCCGCCACGGTCTGGAGGCGTACCTTGCCTGA
- a CDS encoding aldehyde dehydrogenase family protein, with the protein MPDLRLRVRKTYKLFIGGAFPRSESGRTYLVDGDNIALASRKDARDAVVAARKAQPGWAGATAYNRGQVLYRIAEMLEARRAEFVACGVPEAEVDAAVDRWVWYAGWSDKIAQVHGGANPVAGPYFNISAPEPTGVVGVVAPASFLGLVSVIAPAVVTGNTVVVLAAAPQAAITLAEVIATSDVPGGVVNILTGAAAETAPWLASHDDVNAIDLTGVTDPELAAEWERSAAGSLKRVLRPPAGGIDFAAEPGLTPMTALLETKTVWHPKGF; encoded by the coding sequence TTGCCTGATCTGCGGTTGCGCGTCCGCAAGACGTACAAGCTCTTCATCGGCGGGGCGTTCCCCCGCAGCGAGTCAGGACGGACCTATCTCGTGGACGGCGACAACATCGCCCTCGCCTCGCGCAAGGACGCCCGCGACGCCGTCGTGGCGGCCCGCAAGGCCCAGCCCGGATGGGCCGGCGCCACCGCGTACAACCGGGGTCAGGTGCTCTACCGCATCGCCGAGATGCTGGAGGCCCGGCGCGCGGAGTTCGTCGCGTGCGGGGTACCCGAGGCCGAGGTGGATGCCGCGGTCGACCGCTGGGTCTGGTACGCCGGGTGGTCCGACAAGATCGCCCAGGTGCACGGCGGTGCCAACCCGGTGGCCGGGCCGTACTTCAACATCTCGGCGCCGGAGCCCACCGGCGTCGTCGGCGTGGTTGCCCCGGCCTCGTTCCTGGGCCTGGTCAGCGTGATCGCCCCGGCCGTCGTCACCGGCAACACCGTCGTGGTGCTGGCCGCCGCACCGCAGGCCGCGATCACCCTGGCCGAGGTCATCGCCACCTCCGACGTACCGGGCGGGGTGGTCAACATCCTCACCGGCGCCGCCGCCGAGACCGCCCCCTGGCTGGCCTCGCACGACGACGTCAACGCGATCGACCTGACCGGGGTGACCGACCCCGAGCTGGCCGCCGAGTGGGAGCGCAGCGCAGCGGGCAGCCTCAAGCGGGTTTTGCGGCCCCCGGCCGGGGGCATCGACTTCGCGGCCGAGCCGGGACTCACCCCCATGACGGCCCTGCTGGAAACCAAGACGGTCTGGCACCCGAAGGGTTTCTGA
- a CDS encoding GNAT family N-acetyltransferase, translating to MNPLISDRLRLRELRDEDLTDLVAWWQDPEVSISQGMGPLHPRPAAAIAEQFRAWCSNQGNDAGLVVTSREDGTVLGHVALFGATVHSRAATFAIMIGPPHQGRGYGTEATRLMLRYGFAELGLHRIQLGVMAYNERGIAAYKKAGFVEEGRAREAVHRNGTWYDQVHMGILAHEWQTTTSPTT from the coding sequence GTGAACCCCTTGATCAGTGACCGGCTGCGTCTACGCGAACTGCGTGACGAGGACCTGACAGACCTGGTCGCCTGGTGGCAGGACCCCGAGGTCAGCATCTCGCAGGGCATGGGACCGCTGCATCCCCGCCCGGCGGCGGCCATCGCCGAGCAGTTCCGCGCCTGGTGCAGCAACCAGGGCAACGACGCCGGCCTTGTCGTCACCAGCCGCGAGGACGGCACCGTCCTCGGCCACGTGGCCCTGTTCGGCGCCACCGTCCACAGCCGCGCCGCCACCTTCGCCATCATGATCGGCCCACCCCACCAGGGTCGCGGCTACGGCACCGAAGCCACCCGGCTGATGCTGCGCTACGGCTTCGCCGAACTCGGCCTGCACCGCATCCAGCTCGGCGTCATGGCGTACAACGAACGTGGCATTGCTGCCTACAAGAAGGCCGGCTTCGTCGAGGAGGGCCGGGCCCGCGAAGCCGTCCACCGCAACGGCACCTGGTACGACCAGGTCCACATGGGCATCCTCGCCCACGAATGGCAAACCACCACTTCTCCGACCACCTGA
- a CDS encoding GNAT family N-acetyltransferase: protein MPVFSAGTSDPDLEKLVSEGLAAFNAAVLPSDDETPLSVRATAEDGTLIGGVTGFTWGGCGSIMSFWLSPQYRGQGLGRQLLTAAESEIRRRGCDRVVLATMSFQAPGFYLHHGYEQVGVTPGMPHGTAKHHFHKRLA from the coding sequence ATGCCTGTCTTCTCCGCCGGCACCAGCGACCCCGACCTGGAGAAGCTGGTCTCCGAAGGGCTCGCCGCATTCAACGCAGCAGTCCTGCCATCTGACGACGAAACGCCGCTTTCCGTCCGAGCCACCGCCGAGGACGGCACCTTGATCGGCGGCGTCACCGGCTTCACGTGGGGCGGCTGCGGCAGCATCATGTCGTTCTGGCTGTCCCCGCAGTACCGAGGCCAGGGCCTCGGCCGCCAACTGCTGACCGCAGCTGAAAGCGAAATCCGGCGCCGCGGCTGCGACAGAGTCGTGCTGGCCACCATGTCGTTCCAGGCCCCGGGCTTCTACCTGCACCACGGGTATGAGCAGGTCGGGGTGACCCCGGGCATGCCCCACGGCACCGCCAAGCACCACTTCCACAAACGTCTAGCGTAG
- a CDS encoding ATP/GTP-binding protein, producing the protein MSRRPTAGRVTSAKIVIAGGFGVGKTTLVGSVSEITPLTTEAIMTSAGVGVDDNRQVPGKTTTTVAMDFGRISIDRDLILYLFGTPGQTRFWFMWDELVRGAIGAVVMVDTRRLADCFAAIDFFEHRRLPYLVAINCFDGMQYHNAQDVRDALAISSDVPVVSCDARNRESTKNVLISLVEYVLTMRRSRAVAPA; encoded by the coding sequence ATGTCGCGACGGCCGACGGCCGGGCGCGTGACATCGGCGAAGATTGTCATTGCCGGTGGGTTCGGCGTCGGTAAGACGACGCTGGTGGGGTCGGTCTCGGAGATCACCCCACTGACCACCGAGGCGATCATGACCTCCGCCGGCGTGGGTGTCGACGACAACCGGCAGGTGCCGGGCAAGACGACAACCACGGTGGCGATGGACTTCGGCCGCATCAGCATCGACCGGGACCTGATCCTGTATCTGTTCGGCACGCCCGGCCAGACGCGCTTCTGGTTCATGTGGGACGAACTGGTGCGCGGTGCCATCGGTGCGGTCGTCATGGTGGACACCCGTCGGCTCGCCGACTGCTTCGCCGCCATCGACTTCTTCGAGCACCGGCGGCTGCCGTACCTGGTCGCCATCAACTGCTTCGACGGCATGCAGTATCACAACGCCCAGGACGTCCGGGACGCGCTCGCGATCTCGTCCGACGTCCCGGTGGTGAGCTGCGACGCCCGCAACCGCGAATCGACGAAGAACGTGCTCATCTCGCTCGTCGAGTACGTCCTCACGATGCGCCGGTCGCGCGCGGTGGCGCCCGCCTGA
- a CDS encoding DUF742 domain-containing protein produces the protein MPERDEPTGALVRPYAVTRGRTRPKLEIALEALVETTVRGRSTGTGRGGSEHQYIAAMCDGGRVQSLAEIAARMQLPLGVARVIVADMAHDGLVAVYEPTSLDDETDAVGTELLERVLSGLRRL, from the coding sequence ATGCCTGAACGCGATGAGCCAACCGGCGCGTTGGTCAGACCATATGCCGTGACCCGTGGCCGTACCCGGCCCAAGCTTGAGATAGCGCTGGAAGCGCTCGTCGAGACCACCGTCCGTGGCCGTAGCACAGGTACGGGCAGGGGCGGGAGCGAACACCAGTACATCGCAGCGATGTGTGACGGCGGCCGGGTCCAGTCGCTGGCAGAGATCGCCGCACGCATGCAACTACCGCTCGGGGTGGCCCGGGTGATCGTCGCCGACATGGCCCACGACGGGCTGGTGGCGGTCTACGAGCCCACATCGCTGGACGATGAGACCGACGCGGTGGGTACGGAACTGCTGGAAAGGGTGCTGAGTGGACTTCGCAGGCTCTGA
- a CDS encoding roadblock/LC7 domain-containing protein: MTSTQDLGWLLANFADRVPGVAHAIAVSADGLLLAASRDLPRDRADQLAAIASGLVSLTQGAARCFEGGAVLQTVVEMDNGFLFLMSISDGSSFAVLAARSCDVGQVGYEMALLVDRVGEALTPAPRSAAGVLG; this comes from the coding sequence ATGACAAGTACGCAGGATCTGGGTTGGCTCCTCGCCAACTTTGCCGACCGCGTTCCCGGGGTGGCGCACGCGATCGCGGTCTCCGCCGACGGTCTGCTGCTCGCGGCTTCGCGGGACCTTCCCCGCGACCGTGCCGACCAGCTGGCGGCGATCGCCTCCGGCCTGGTCAGCCTCACCCAGGGCGCCGCGCGGTGCTTCGAGGGTGGCGCGGTGCTGCAGACGGTCGTCGAGATGGACAACGGGTTCCTCTTCCTGATGTCGATCTCCGACGGTTCGTCGTTCGCCGTGCTGGCGGCGCGCAGCTGTGACGTCGGTCAGGTGGGCTACGAGATGGCTCTCCTGGTGGACCGGGTGGGTGAGGCTCTGACGCCGGCCCCGCGCTCGGCGGCCGGAGTCCTCGGCTGA
- a CDS encoding nitrate- and nitrite sensing domain-containing protein, protein MSKRPQTANAVMSRLRRPAGRLRDMPIWSKLGLIMLVPTLATIIVGTSGLIDHINEASNAERARTLSVLSQAAGGLVDHLQNERAFAVEIVTTKPNTPDRQTAETNYQREHAKVDAAKLPYSQQKSALDKIPDQVTTLLTRLDRNLEELPSNRSQTTNGKFTINDINDYYGGLINDLLNVRDASAQLAQDTSLSDRLRTVAAVARAKDYISQQRDVGHQVLGVGNFNETLRKSFLTTVAGYDIADSTLRQVGTKDDVALVDKVVQGPAERAATNLTGQLNSLSGPNTTLIPFDRDSWETAMIGYNDLFRSVENKLDVEIVAQATDIRDSVQRKVFIETSVLLGLLLLAIVFAWLVARSMARSLRELRQGALNVAQFGLPQAVERLRDPALTGSLTPAQVADQVAEPLPVRSRDEFGQVTEAFNAVHLEAVRTAAEQAALRSSVATMFVNLARRSQILVDRLIGHLDRLERGEEDPDRLAELFQLDHLATRMRRNDENLLVLAGADSTRVQREPAALIDVLRAAQSEVEHYTRIEFGVIDRDIEVAAHAVNDMVHLVAELFDNATAFSPPNSHVVVEARRLGDGAVLSVEDRGIGISREQLRELNERLANPPMVDVAVSRMMGLVVVARLANRHGVRVELRPADTERGTVADVGLPSGVLVVSNSMAGRLAPNSPAPAISHEPQRSSFVEPPLALESSSANMFGGSRPFDPNPPMPTGGMLGAGNGRSIPAWSDLTGAPSNGFEPANGFGGSNGFGGPSNGFGGPSNGFGGPSNGFGGAPNGTNGSNGSNGFGGANGFHGPRSNEPIPPIPQPERNGESFRPDETASFGATIPRQLPPSPETSSRSPFVPPVSAPPVPPASAPPFGNGRPVSAPPVSGAPISAPPARPQSAPSAFGQPPSVQPPTVQPSANEPVSAQPSSVPPVSSAPPAWPPVSADREQAAPHVPESLAAALDMTAELPRYRPNGTGSHPQVARPTGPQNGTPASPQAERSAAAAEAAHEVATQQAAAAQATAAAQIAAAQAAARQRANGDGQSQFADETMELPIFRELESAWFMTARPAEPKVTPTGDSKSAPMPQNDDSVVSQRIPTGEPIRSTSVPQQAVAPEELTVDRTPEPVGAVTSNGATTGTSPWQTAADDGWQAARKAAEMPVETTTTAGLPRRTPMAQLVPGGVDRAETSVQRRTPEAVRGLLSAYHRGVQRGRTKEQSTNLEETPGGQQSSQAGKEHEA, encoded by the coding sequence GTGAGCAAGCGCCCCCAGACGGCGAACGCGGTCATGTCGCGTCTCCGCCGGCCGGCCGGTCGGCTGCGGGATATGCCGATCTGGTCGAAGCTCGGGCTGATCATGCTCGTGCCGACGCTGGCGACGATCATCGTCGGCACCAGCGGGCTCATCGACCACATCAACGAGGCGAGCAACGCCGAACGCGCCCGTACGCTGTCCGTGCTCTCCCAGGCCGCCGGTGGACTCGTCGACCACTTGCAGAACGAACGAGCTTTCGCGGTCGAGATCGTGACGACCAAGCCGAACACGCCCGATCGGCAGACCGCGGAGACCAACTACCAGCGCGAGCACGCCAAGGTCGATGCCGCGAAGCTGCCCTACTCGCAGCAGAAGTCGGCGCTCGACAAAATCCCCGACCAGGTCACCACGCTGCTCACGCGCCTCGACCGCAACCTCGAGGAACTGCCGTCCAACCGCAGTCAGACGACCAACGGCAAGTTCACGATCAACGACATCAACGATTACTACGGTGGCTTGATCAACGACCTGCTCAACGTGCGTGACGCCTCGGCGCAGCTGGCCCAGGACACCAGCCTGAGCGACCGGCTGCGCACCGTGGCCGCGGTCGCCCGCGCCAAGGACTACATCTCCCAGCAGCGCGACGTCGGTCACCAGGTGCTCGGTGTCGGCAACTTCAACGAGACACTGCGCAAGTCGTTCCTCACCACCGTGGCCGGCTACGACATCGCCGACTCCACGCTGCGGCAGGTCGGCACCAAGGACGACGTCGCCCTGGTCGACAAGGTGGTGCAGGGGCCGGCCGAGCGCGCCGCCACCAACCTGACCGGCCAGCTCAACTCGCTGAGCGGGCCGAACACCACGCTCATCCCGTTCGACCGGGACTCGTGGGAAACCGCGATGATCGGCTACAACGACCTGTTCCGTAGCGTCGAGAACAAGCTGGACGTCGAGATCGTGGCCCAGGCCACCGACATCCGCGACAGCGTGCAGCGCAAGGTCTTCATCGAGACCAGCGTCCTGCTCGGCCTGCTGCTGCTGGCCATCGTGTTCGCCTGGCTGGTCGCCCGGTCGATGGCCCGCTCGCTGCGCGAACTGCGCCAGGGTGCGCTCAACGTCGCCCAGTTCGGCCTGCCCCAGGCGGTCGAGCGGCTGCGTGACCCGGCGCTGACCGGTTCGCTCACCCCGGCCCAGGTGGCCGATCAGGTCGCCGAGCCGCTGCCGGTCCGCAGCCGGGACGAGTTCGGCCAGGTGACCGAGGCGTTCAACGCGGTCCACCTCGAAGCTGTGCGCACCGCGGCCGAGCAGGCCGCCCTGCGGTCCTCCGTCGCCACGATGTTCGTCAACCTCGCCCGCCGTTCCCAGATCCTGGTCGACCGGCTCATCGGTCACCTGGACCGGCTGGAACGCGGCGAGGAGGACCCGGACCGCCTCGCCGAGCTGTTCCAGCTCGACCACCTAGCCACCCGGATGCGCCGCAACGACGAGAACCTCCTGGTTCTCGCCGGCGCGGACTCCACCCGCGTGCAGCGCGAGCCCGCCGCCCTGATCGACGTGCTCCGCGCCGCGCAGTCCGAGGTCGAGCACTACACCCGCATCGAGTTCGGCGTCATCGACCGGGACATCGAGGTGGCCGCGCACGCGGTCAACGACATGGTCCACCTGGTCGCTGAGCTCTTCGACAACGCCACCGCGTTCTCGCCGCCCAACAGCCACGTCGTGGTCGAGGCACGCCGCCTCGGCGACGGTGCGGTGCTGTCGGTCGAGGACCGCGGCATCGGCATCAGCCGCGAGCAGCTGCGCGAGCTCAACGAGCGGCTCGCCAACCCGCCGATGGTGGACGTGGCTGTGTCCCGGATGATGGGTCTGGTCGTGGTCGCGCGGCTGGCCAACCGGCACGGCGTCCGCGTCGAGCTGCGGCCCGCCGACACCGAGCGCGGCACGGTGGCCGACGTCGGTCTGCCGTCGGGCGTGCTGGTGGTCTCCAACAGCATGGCCGGTCGGCTCGCCCCGAACAGCCCGGCCCCGGCGATCAGCCATGAGCCGCAGCGGTCCTCGTTCGTCGAGCCCCCGCTCGCGCTGGAGAGCAGCTCGGCCAACATGTTCGGCGGCAGTCGTCCGTTCGACCCCAACCCGCCGATGCCCACCGGTGGCATGCTCGGCGCGGGCAACGGTCGCTCAATCCCGGCCTGGTCCGACCTGACCGGTGCGCCGTCCAACGGCTTCGAACCGGCCAACGGATTCGGTGGCTCCAACGGCTTCGGGGGCCCGTCCAACGGCTTCGGCGGTCCGTCCAACGGTTTCGGTGGTCCTTCCAACGGTTTCGGTGGCGCTCCCAACGGCACCAACGGGTCCAACGGGTCCAACGGTTTCGGCGGTGCCAACGGCTTCCACGGCCCGCGCAGCAACGAGCCGATCCCGCCGATCCCGCAGCCGGAGCGCAACGGGGAGAGCTTCCGCCCCGACGAGACCGCGTCCTTCGGGGCCACGATCCCGCGGCAGCTGCCGCCGAGCCCGGAGACCTCGAGCCGGTCGCCGTTCGTGCCGCCGGTCTCGGCGCCCCCGGTGCCGCCGGCCTCGGCCCCGCCGTTCGGCAACGGCCGCCCGGTTTCGGCCCCGCCGGTCTCCGGTGCGCCGATCTCGGCCCCGCCGGCTCGGCCGCAGTCGGCCCCGTCCGCCTTCGGTCAGCCCCCGTCGGTGCAGCCGCCGACCGTTCAGCCCTCGGCGAACGAACCGGTCTCGGCCCAGCCGAGCTCGGTTCCGCCGGTGTCGTCGGCGCCGCCGGCCTGGCCGCCGGTCTCCGCCGACCGTGAGCAGGCGGCCCCGCACGTCCCGGAGAGCCTCGCGGCCGCCCTGGACATGACCGCGGAGCTGCCGCGCTACCGGCCCAACGGCACCGGCTCGCACCCGCAGGTGGCCCGCCCGACCGGCCCGCAGAACGGAACGCCCGCCTCACCGCAGGCCGAGCGGTCCGCAGCGGCGGCCGAGGCGGCCCACGAAGTGGCGACCCAGCAGGCTGCGGCCGCCCAGGCGACCGCAGCCGCCCAGATCGCCGCGGCGCAGGCCGCGGCCCGCCAGCGCGCCAACGGTGACGGTCAGTCGCAGTTCGCCGACGAGACCATGGAGCTGCCGATCTTCCGGGAGCTCGAGTCGGCCTGGTTCATGACCGCCCGTCCGGCCGAGCCCAAGGTGACCCCAACGGGTGACTCCAAGTCGGCGCCGATGCCGCAGAATGACGACTCGGTCGTGTCACAGCGCATCCCCACCGGTGAGCCGATCCGCTCCACCAGCGTGCCGCAGCAGGCGGTGGCGCCGGAGGAGCTGACCGTCGACCGGACGCCCGAGCCGGTCGGCGCGGTAACGTCGAACGGTGCCACCACCGGCACCTCGCCCTGGCAGACCGCCGCTGACGATGGTTGGCAGGCGGCCCGCAAGGCGGCCGAGATGCCGGTGGAGACCACCACAACGGCCGGGCTGCCGCGGCGCACGCCGATGGCTCAGCTCGTGCCGGGTGGGGTGGACCGGGCTGAGACCTCCGTGCAGCGTCGCACGCCGGAGGCGGTTCGCGGGTTGTTGTCCGCGTACCACCGAGGTGTGCAACGGGGTCGCACGAAGGAACAATCGACCAACCTGGAGGAAACTCCGGGAGGGCAGCAGTCGTCGCAGGCTGGCAAGGAGCATGAGGCATGA